One region of Raphanus sativus cultivar WK10039 unplaced genomic scaffold, ASM80110v3 Scaffold2428, whole genome shotgun sequence genomic DNA includes:
- the LOC108839130 gene encoding 4-hydroxy-3-methylbut-2-enyl diphosphate reductase, chloroplastic-like translates to MDSDFDAKTFRRNLTRSDNYNRKGFGHKEETLKLMNREYTTQDKIADFEMKLMDIDSEHLGIPDAEYHSIVRMHSVYSRFA, encoded by the exons ATGGACTCCGACTTCGACGCCAAGACGTTCCGTAGGAACTTAACAAGAAGCGATAATTACAATCGCAAAGGGTTTGGACACAAGGAGGAAACTCTCAAGCTCATGAATCGCGAGTACACCA CACAAGACAAGATTGCAGATTTTGAGATGAAGCTGATGGATATCGACAGTGAGCATTTAGGAATCCCTGACGCTGAGTACCACTCTATTGTGAGGATGCATTCGG tGTATTCAAGGTTTGCCTGA